The following proteins are encoded in a genomic region of Cervus elaphus chromosome 15, mCerEla1.1, whole genome shotgun sequence:
- the DEPP1 gene encoding protein DEPP1, which yields MRSRLLLSVALLPTIRETSEEMLPGGAGEEPPASPSLDDYVRSICQLAQPTSVLDEAAARVRPSRPHRPARPCAKSCPTGSLQDITTRFSGQQPSLPGTGTVDPLDWLFGESQEKQPSRRDVPRRTGPSADPWASRRQMDSGKAPATPRGRLSDAKAPGHSLQRTSRDWHQRSQASGQPGQDAGSPTSPRPSSILRTLYLHLPVIHEL from the coding sequence ATGAGGTCCCGGCTTTTGCTTTCTGTGGCCCTCCTGCCCACAATTCGGGAGACCTCGGAGGAGATGCTACCCGGAGGGGCTGGAGAGGAaccccccgcctcccccagccTGGATGACTACGTGAGGTCCATCTGTCAGCTGGCACAGCCTACCTCAGTGCTGGATGAGGCTGCAGCGAGGGTGCGACCCAGCAGACCCCACCGGCCAGCCCGTCCCTGTGCGAAGAGCTGCCCCACTGGGTCTCTACAGGACATCACCACTCGCTTCAGTGGCCAGCAGCCCTCCCTGCCTGGGACTGGCACTGTGGACCCCCTGGACTGGCTCTTTGGGGAGTCTCAGGAGAAGCAGCCAAGTAGAAGGGATGTGCCAAGGAGGACTGGACCCTCCGCTGATCCCTGGGCTTCTCGCAGACAGATGGACAGTGGCAAGGCCCCAGCGACCCCCAGAGGGAGGCTGAGTGATGCCAAGGCTCCAGGGCACTCCCTGCAGAGAACGTCGAGGGACTGGCACCAGCGCTCCCAGGCTTCTGGGCAGCCTGGGCAGGATGCGGGCTCCCCGACAAGCCCCCGCCCCAGCAGCATCCTCAGAACTCTCTATTTGCACCTCCCGGTGATCCATGAACTCTGA